AGTCACCGTCCTGTTCTCCTAGGACGCAAAAAGGAGGGTCCCGGCTCCCATCAGGCGAAATTAACCATCCCTTCATTGCTTTCAACTAGTGTGGATAAGACACCAAATACTACTATATAGAGCAGTGAGGAGGCGCAATGCCAAGTAGTTGGCACCACACGGTCTGGCCGGCCTTCAATATCCATATCTTTTCATGGCCACTCCTCTTCCTTCATTAAccatcccttcttcctcttcctcgaCTCTCCGTTCCTCTTCCTTGCTGCGGAGCGGCCATTGGGTACCTCGAAATCGAACATCCTCACTAATTCTGAGATGCGATTCTACAATTCCCGGATCGACGAGTGACGAATCGGCAAAGGAGCGCGCCGTTCTGCAAAATTCAAAAGCTTCGTTGGGCATTGGATCCCCAATTGTTGTCATTGAGGCTCCACCTGCACTGAAAACAGCAGATTCGATGCCTTCACTCAAAATGAACACTGGACAAATTAAGCCTGGCGACGTTGGGAGGTAAGCTTCTTTTCCAGTCTCACGTCGCCAAGAAACTTTGTGTTCTTTGTCGGAGTCGGTCGGTTGTCTAACGTGTATTTGCGATTTCTAGTCCCGAAATCCATTTAGGAATTGGTGTTGGAAGGATAAATTAATATGTTGATGATTCTCTTTATTCTTTTGTTCACAGTCCAAGGAACAAGTTTAATGTCACTTCTCACCAAAATATCATGCTGCTTATGAATGTTGTATATTGATGTTAAACAGAATAGTTGCAAGGAAACCTAAAGACGTATGGGCAGTCAGACTAGCTGCAGGCACTTACTTGTTGGACGCTAAGTACTTCACCCCGCTGGACCTCGAAGAATGAATGTCCA
This window of the Nymphaea colorata isolate Beijing-Zhang1983 chromosome 2, ASM883128v2, whole genome shotgun sequence genome carries:
- the LOC116248630 gene encoding protein CHLORORESPIRATORY REDUCTION 42, chloroplastic is translated as MATPLPSLTIPSSSSSTLRSSSLLRSGHWVPRNRTSSLILRCDSTIPGSTSDESAKERAVLQNSKASLGIGSPIVVIEAPPALKTADSMPSLKMNTGQIKPGDVGRIVARKPKDVWAVRLAAGTYLLDAKYFTPLDLEE